One window of Microtus pennsylvanicus isolate mMicPen1 chromosome X, mMicPen1.hap1, whole genome shotgun sequence genomic DNA carries:
- the LOC142841733 gene encoding protein EOLA1: MKFPCLSFRQPYAGLILNGVKTLETRWRPLLRNHQKCTIAIHIAHRDWEDDAWQQVLVERLGMTLVQIQTLLQEGEKYGRGVIAGLVDIGETLQCPETLAADEVVELETQAVLTNVQQKYLTPISNPRWLLEPIPRKGGKDVFQVDIPEHLIPLGKGWSSECSAEQCQEN, encoded by the exons ATGAagtttccctgcctctccttccgGCAGCCCTATGCTGGTTTAATCTTAAATGGAGTCAAGACTCTTGAGACTCGTTGGCGTCCCTTGTTGAGGAACCATCAGAAATGTACCATCGCCATCCATATTGCTCACAGGGACTGGGAAGATGATGCCTGGCAGCAGGTGCTGGTAGAGAGGTTGGGAATGACCCTGGTGCAGATTCAGACCTTActacaggaaggagaaaaatatggCCGAGGTGTGATTGCTG GACTTGTTGACATTGGAGAGACTTTGCAGTGTCCAGAAACCTTAGCTGCTGATGAGGTTGTTGAACTGGAAACCCAAGCTGTGCTAACCAATGTGCAGCAGAAGTACCTGACTCCGATTTCAAACCCCAGATGGTTGCTAGAGCCCATACCTAGAAAAGGGGGGAAAGATGTATTCCAGGTGGACATCCCAGAGCACCTGATCCCTTTGGGGAAGGGTTGGAGCAGTGAATGCTCTGCAGAACAGTGTCAGGAAAACTAA
- the LOC142841672 gene encoding melanoma-associated antigen 10-like — translation MDATKTSQGLHLPDSAQSQREARGLVGAQVPISEAGEEEATATTSGCVSLGGMLSSPHSAQRASSPTAMGFIAVAPSAQASGNQASHVANPEPPLQNGLNSKSVDLVLFLLLKYRRKEITTRAEILHMVIGDHEAHYSLIFRKAADCMRLMFGLEIIENNPLGNPRVHSYSLVHALGITYDGMQHGFPGIPKTGLVIVILCIIFIEDDCVSEEVLWPILNRMGLYAGRDHCLCGEPRRLITEHFVQEGYLEYRPVPDSDPPSHEFLWGPRAHAETTKVEVFKFFARVVKQDPISYVFPMQRDEIERSEATMPQTVALLP, via the coding sequence ATGGATGCTACCAAGACCAGCCAGGGCCTCCACCTCCCTGACAGTGCTCAGTCCCAAAGGGAGGCAAGAGGTCTGGTGGGAGCCCAGGTCCCCATATCCgaggcaggggaggaggaggccaCTGCCACCACCTCGGGGTGTGTGTCTCTTGGAGGAATGCTGAGTTCTCCCCACAGTGCTCAGAGAGCCTCTTCTCCCACCGCCATGGGCTTCATTGCAGTGGCACCGTCTGCTCAGGCCTCTGGCAATCaagctagccatgtggctaaccCCGAGCCTCCACTGCAGAATGGGCTCAATAGCAAGAGTGTGGATTTGGTTCTCTTCCTACTCCTCAAGTACAGGAGGAAGGAGATAACGACTAGGGCAGAAATTCTGCACATGGTCATCGGAGATCATGAGGCACACTATTCCCTGATCTTTAGGAAGGCCGCTGACTGCATGCGGCTGATGTTTGGCCTTGAGATAATAGAAAATAACCCCCTGGGGAACCCCCGTGTCCACTCCTACTCTCTTGTCCATGCTCTTGGGATCACCTATGACGGGATGCAGCATGGTTTCCCAGGCATACCCAAGACAGGCCTGGTAATAGTCATCCTGTGCATCATCTTCATAGAGGACGACTGTGTCAGTGAGGAGGTGTTGTGGCCTATATTGAATAGGATGGGGCTCTATGCTGGGAGGGATCATTGCTTGTGCGGGGAGCCCAGGAGACTCATCACTGAACATTTTGTGCAGGAAGGGTATCTGGAGTACAGGCCGGTGCCAGATAGTGATCCTCCCAGCCATGAGTTCCTGTGGGGCCCGAGAGCCCATGCTGAAACCACCAAGGTGGAAGTCTTCAAGTTTTTTGCCAGAGTTGTTAAGCAGGATCCTATATCGTACGTTTTCCCTATGCAGAGAGATGAGATTGAGAGGTCTGAGGCCACGATGCCCCAAACAGTGGCACTCCTGCCCTGA